In a genomic window of Larimichthys crocea isolate SSNF unplaced genomic scaffold, L_crocea_2.0 scaffold388, whole genome shotgun sequence:
- the abhd18 gene encoding protein ABHD18 isoform X1 — protein sequence MGVSRLDVFYRRLLLTKLFIGGWGKPEDLKRIFEFRKIIGDREKCKSLVPKDYPVYLNKTEDHTDCQIHDGFFISPLEHLVPGILPPEAVKARFQFIVPKRWQKNRPVCIHLAGTGDHFFWRRRTLMARPMIKEAGMASLLLENPYYGYRKPKDQLRSCLKNVSDLFVMGGALILESTVLLHWLEREGYWPLGMTGISMGGYMASLAVTNWPKPIPLVPCLSWSTASSVFTTGVLSKAVNWTELEKQYAINLVYEEEIIKLLEYCGADSFKMGPGHVENVDCLEHLLGLSRQDRASVVQNSKAGGEAEARQGLMIGGPEGCRAGDRVHQYLSSVNTSGTNVDTLPGSPHSNNILHGKKMDTAKCCRPSLHRESISFMKGVMDECTHMANFSVPVDTSLIIVVQAKEDAYIPRTGVLSLQEIWPGCEVRYLNGGHISAYLFKQNVFRQAIYDTFNKFCLKYPNLH from the exons ATGGGTGTGAGCAGACTGGATGTATTTTACAGAAGGCTGCTCCTCACCAAACTCTTCATTGGAGGATGGGGAAAGCCTGAAGATCTCAAAAG AATCTTTGAGTTCCGTAAGATCattggagacagagagaagtgcAAGTCTCTGGTACCCAAGGACTACCCAGTTTACCTTAACAAG ACAGAGGACCACACTGACTGTCAGATCCACGATGGGTTctttatctctcctctggagCACTTGGTTCCTGGAATCCTGCCACCAGAGGCTGTCAAAGCCAG gttCCAGTTTATAGTTCCAAAGAGGTGGCAGAAGAACAGACCAGTATGTATCCACTTGGCTGGGACTGGAGACCAC TTTTTCTGGCGCCGGCGGACCCTGATGGCCAGACCCATGATCAAAGAAGCAGGAATGGCTTCACTGCTTCTGGAGAACCCTTATT ATGGCTATCGTAAACCCAAAGACCAACT GCGGTCCTGTCTAAAGAATGTGTCAGACCTGTTTGTGATGGGAGGGGCTTTGATCCTCGAGTCAACAGTGCTTCTCCATTGGCTGGAGAGAGAAGGTTACTGGCCACTAGGAATGACTGGCATCTCCATGGGAGGATAT ATGGCGTCTCTGGCAGTGACTAATTGGCCGAAGCCGATACCTCTGGTTCCTTGTTTGTCCTGGTCCACTGCCTCTAGTGTCTTCACCACG GGAGTACTGAGTAAAGCAGTAAACTGGACAGAGCTAGAGAAGCAGTATGCCATTAACTTAGTGTATGAGGAGGAGATCATCAAGCTGCTGGAATACTGTGGG GCTGATTCCTTTAAGATGGGTCCAGGACATGTGGAGAATGTGGACTGTTTAGAGCATCTGTTGGGCCTCTCTAGACAGGACAGGGCATCAGTTGTCCAGAACTCTAAAGCAGGAGGGGAAGCGGAGGCTAGACAAGGCCTGATGATCGGTGGTCCTGAAGGGTGCAGGGCTGGAGACAGAGTACATCAGTATTTATCATCAGTGAACACCAGTGGAACAAACGTGGACACTCTACCAGG aAGCCCTCATTCCAACAACATCCTGCATGGGAAGAAGATGGATACGGCCAAATGCTGTCGGCCATCATTACATAGAGAGTCTATAAGCTTCATGAAGGGAGTGATGGACGAATGTACACACATGGCCAACTTCTCTG TGCCTGTGGACACCAGTCTCATCATTGTGGTCCAGGCCAAAGAGGACGCCTACATCCCTCGTACAGGGGTCCTCAGTCTGCAGGAGATCTGGCCAGGATGTGAAGTCAGATATCTGAATGGAGGACACATCAGTGCATATTTGTTTAAACAGAATGTCTTCAG acagGCCATATATGATACATTCAACAAGTTCTGCTTGAAGTATCCCAACCTGCATTAA
- the abhd18 gene encoding protein ABHD18 isoform X3 has translation MARPMIKEAGMASLLLENPYYGYRKPKDQLRSCLKNVSDLFVMGGALILESTVLLHWLEREGYWPLGMTGISMGGYMASLAVTNWPKPIPLVPCLSWSTASSVFTTGVLSKAVNWTELEKQYAINLVYEEEIIKLLEYCGADSFKMGPGHVENVDCLEHLLGLSRQDRASVVQNSKAGGEAEARQGLMIGGPEGCRAGDRVHQYLSSVNTSGTNVDTLPGSPHSNNILHGKKMDTAKCCRPSLHRESISFMKGVMDECTHMANFSVPVDTSLIIVVQAKEDAYIPRTGVLSLQEIWPGCEVRYLNGGHISAYLFKQNVFRQAIYDTFNKFCLKYPNLH, from the exons ATGGCCAGACCCATGATCAAAGAAGCAGGAATGGCTTCACTGCTTCTGGAGAACCCTTATT ATGGCTATCGTAAACCCAAAGACCAACT GCGGTCCTGTCTAAAGAATGTGTCAGACCTGTTTGTGATGGGAGGGGCTTTGATCCTCGAGTCAACAGTGCTTCTCCATTGGCTGGAGAGAGAAGGTTACTGGCCACTAGGAATGACTGGCATCTCCATGGGAGGATAT ATGGCGTCTCTGGCAGTGACTAATTGGCCGAAGCCGATACCTCTGGTTCCTTGTTTGTCCTGGTCCACTGCCTCTAGTGTCTTCACCACG GGAGTACTGAGTAAAGCAGTAAACTGGACAGAGCTAGAGAAGCAGTATGCCATTAACTTAGTGTATGAGGAGGAGATCATCAAGCTGCTGGAATACTGTGGG GCTGATTCCTTTAAGATGGGTCCAGGACATGTGGAGAATGTGGACTGTTTAGAGCATCTGTTGGGCCTCTCTAGACAGGACAGGGCATCAGTTGTCCAGAACTCTAAAGCAGGAGGGGAAGCGGAGGCTAGACAAGGCCTGATGATCGGTGGTCCTGAAGGGTGCAGGGCTGGAGACAGAGTACATCAGTATTTATCATCAGTGAACACCAGTGGAACAAACGTGGACACTCTACCAGG aAGCCCTCATTCCAACAACATCCTGCATGGGAAGAAGATGGATACGGCCAAATGCTGTCGGCCATCATTACATAGAGAGTCTATAAGCTTCATGAAGGGAGTGATGGACGAATGTACACACATGGCCAACTTCTCTG TGCCTGTGGACACCAGTCTCATCATTGTGGTCCAGGCCAAAGAGGACGCCTACATCCCTCGTACAGGGGTCCTCAGTCTGCAGGAGATCTGGCCAGGATGTGAAGTCAGATATCTGAATGGAGGACACATCAGTGCATATTTGTTTAAACAGAATGTCTTCAG acagGCCATATATGATACATTCAACAAGTTCTGCTTGAAGTATCCCAACCTGCATTAA
- the abhd18 gene encoding protein ABHD18 isoform X2 has product MGVSRLDVFYRRLLLTKLFIGGWGKPEDLKRIFEFRKIIGDREKCKSLVPKDYPVYLNKTEDHTDCQIHDGFFISPLEHLVPGILPPEAVKARFQFIVPKRWQKNRPVCIHLAGTGDHFFWRRRTLMARPMIKEAGMASLLLENPYYGYRKPKDQLRSCLKNVSDLFVMGGALILESTVLLHWLEREGYWPLGMTGISMGGYMASLAVTNWPKPIPLVPCLSWSTASSVFTTGVLSKAVNWTELEKQYAINLVYEEEIIKLLEYCGADSFKMGPGHVENVDCLEHLLGLSRQDRASVVQNSKAGGEAEARQGLMIGGPEGCRAGDRVHQYLSSVNTSGTNVDTLPGPHSNNILHGKKMDTAKCCRPSLHRESISFMKGVMDECTHMANFSVPVDTSLIIVVQAKEDAYIPRTGVLSLQEIWPGCEVRYLNGGHISAYLFKQNVFRQAIYDTFNKFCLKYPNLH; this is encoded by the exons ATGGGTGTGAGCAGACTGGATGTATTTTACAGAAGGCTGCTCCTCACCAAACTCTTCATTGGAGGATGGGGAAAGCCTGAAGATCTCAAAAG AATCTTTGAGTTCCGTAAGATCattggagacagagagaagtgcAAGTCTCTGGTACCCAAGGACTACCCAGTTTACCTTAACAAG ACAGAGGACCACACTGACTGTCAGATCCACGATGGGTTctttatctctcctctggagCACTTGGTTCCTGGAATCCTGCCACCAGAGGCTGTCAAAGCCAG gttCCAGTTTATAGTTCCAAAGAGGTGGCAGAAGAACAGACCAGTATGTATCCACTTGGCTGGGACTGGAGACCAC TTTTTCTGGCGCCGGCGGACCCTGATGGCCAGACCCATGATCAAAGAAGCAGGAATGGCTTCACTGCTTCTGGAGAACCCTTATT ATGGCTATCGTAAACCCAAAGACCAACT GCGGTCCTGTCTAAAGAATGTGTCAGACCTGTTTGTGATGGGAGGGGCTTTGATCCTCGAGTCAACAGTGCTTCTCCATTGGCTGGAGAGAGAAGGTTACTGGCCACTAGGAATGACTGGCATCTCCATGGGAGGATAT ATGGCGTCTCTGGCAGTGACTAATTGGCCGAAGCCGATACCTCTGGTTCCTTGTTTGTCCTGGTCCACTGCCTCTAGTGTCTTCACCACG GGAGTACTGAGTAAAGCAGTAAACTGGACAGAGCTAGAGAAGCAGTATGCCATTAACTTAGTGTATGAGGAGGAGATCATCAAGCTGCTGGAATACTGTGGG GCTGATTCCTTTAAGATGGGTCCAGGACATGTGGAGAATGTGGACTGTTTAGAGCATCTGTTGGGCCTCTCTAGACAGGACAGGGCATCAGTTGTCCAGAACTCTAAAGCAGGAGGGGAAGCGGAGGCTAGACAAGGCCTGATGATCGGTGGTCCTGAAGGGTGCAGGGCTGGAGACAGAGTACATCAGTATTTATCATCAGTGAACACCAGTGGAACAAACGTGGACACTCTACCAGG CCCTCATTCCAACAACATCCTGCATGGGAAGAAGATGGATACGGCCAAATGCTGTCGGCCATCATTACATAGAGAGTCTATAAGCTTCATGAAGGGAGTGATGGACGAATGTACACACATGGCCAACTTCTCTG TGCCTGTGGACACCAGTCTCATCATTGTGGTCCAGGCCAAAGAGGACGCCTACATCCCTCGTACAGGGGTCCTCAGTCTGCAGGAGATCTGGCCAGGATGTGAAGTCAGATATCTGAATGGAGGACACATCAGTGCATATTTGTTTAAACAGAATGTCTTCAG acagGCCATATATGATACATTCAACAAGTTCTGCTTGAAGTATCCCAACCTGCATTAA